A genome region from Solanum pennellii chromosome 12, SPENNV200 includes the following:
- the LOC107007344 gene encoding stress response protein NST1 isoform X1, which produces MRLSIFFSMKLSPSHLPINTIHSTFLSPTSVCAAECIRSRLSILKLICHASMVQKYSLSGFAVSSEGEGSYKLLYARNGSAEMLQLMRCNARNQSANVSEGQVLTDDFQEEDYSNKDKDFNSKDGKEKEVDRRRKIGLANRGKVPWNKGRKHSPETREKIRQRTKEALSDPKVRQKMSECPRSLSNQTKLRIRASLRKLWGERLKWKRSREKFFQSWAESVANAAKVGGSDQEELEWDSYDKIKREIALERLQLAAEKAKAKEITRIRAERAAQRKTERMQRLAQRRKEREEKQKVEGKTKRPRRRSKQEKEELAVAEELKLKAKLVKIQKKKSTLSHVCREHRRAWEKLDVAFIKRPQVQKTVSLADQIRAAKKRTMDVNEKAFGITSSNSQSIEVSAEAKFITVETK; this is translated from the exons GAAATTATCTCCTTCTCACCTTCCTATCAATACCATACATAGCACTTTTCTCTCCCCAACTTCAGTCTGTGCGGCTGAGTGTATACGAAGTAGGCTGAGCATATTAAAGTTAATCTGTCATGCATCTATGGTTCAGAAATATTCCCTATCAGGCTTTGCTGTTTCATCCGAAGGAGAAGGCTCATATAAACTGCTGTATGCCAGAAATGGCTCGGCAGAGATGTTGCAGCTAATGAGATGTAATGCAAGAAACCAAAGTGCTAATGTGTCCGAGGGGCAAGTTTTAACTGATGACTTTCAAGAAGAGGACTATTCCAACAAGGACAAGGATTTTAACAGCAAGGATGGTAAGGAAAAGGAAGTAGACAGAAGAAGAAAGATTGGATTAGCAAACAGAGGAAAAGTGCCATGGAACAAAGGCAGAAAACATAGTCCAG AGACTCGTGAGAAGATCAGACAGAGAACCAAAGAAGCTTTGAGTGATCCCAAG GTAAGACAAAAGATGTCTGAATGTCCACGCTCTCTTAG CAATCAGACCAAGTTACGAATACGCGCATCTCTCAGAAAGCTCTGGGGTGAAAGATTAAAATGGAAAAGGTCAAGGGAGAAATTTTTTCAGTCATGGGCTGAAAGCGTTGCAAATGCTGCTAAGGTAGGTGGGAGCGACCAAGAAGAATTAGAATGGGACAGCTACGACAAGATCAAAAGAGAGATAGCTCTTGAACGACTTCAATTGGCTGCAGAAAAGGCTAAGGCAAAAGAAATCACACGCATACGAGCTGAGAGAGCAGCACAGAGAAAGACGGAAAGGATGCAGAGACTTGCTCAAAGGAGAAAAGAACGAGAAGAAAAGCAAAAAGTTGAAGGAAAAACGAAGAGACCAAGAAGACGGTCAAAGCAAGAGAAAGAAGAGTTAGCTGTTGCTGAAGAATTGAAACTCAAGGCGAAATTAGTGAAG ATTCAGAAGAAAAAGTCCACACTTAGCCATGTTTGTAGAGAACATCGACGAGCTTGGGAGAAACTCGATGTAGCATTCATAAAGAGACCTCAAGTACAAAAAACAGTTTCTCTTGCAGACCAGATTCGTGCTGCCAAGAAGAGAACA
- the LOC107007344 gene encoding stress response protein NST1 isoform X2, giving the protein MVQKYSLSGFAVSSEGEGSYKLLYARNGSAEMLQLMRCNARNQSANVSEGQVLTDDFQEEDYSNKDKDFNSKDGKEKEVDRRRKIGLANRGKVPWNKGRKHSPETREKIRQRTKEALSDPKVRQKMSECPRSLSNQTKLRIRASLRKLWGERLKWKRSREKFFQSWAESVANAAKVGGSDQEELEWDSYDKIKREIALERLQLAAEKAKAKEITRIRAERAAQRKTERMQRLAQRRKEREEKQKVEGKTKRPRRRSKQEKEELAVAEELKLKAKLVKIQKKKSTLSHVCREHRRAWEKLDVAFIKRPQVQKTVSLADQIRAAKKRTMDVNEKAFGITSSNSQSIEVSAEAKFITVETK; this is encoded by the exons ATGGTTCAGAAATATTCCCTATCAGGCTTTGCTGTTTCATCCGAAGGAGAAGGCTCATATAAACTGCTGTATGCCAGAAATGGCTCGGCAGAGATGTTGCAGCTAATGAGATGTAATGCAAGAAACCAAAGTGCTAATGTGTCCGAGGGGCAAGTTTTAACTGATGACTTTCAAGAAGAGGACTATTCCAACAAGGACAAGGATTTTAACAGCAAGGATGGTAAGGAAAAGGAAGTAGACAGAAGAAGAAAGATTGGATTAGCAAACAGAGGAAAAGTGCCATGGAACAAAGGCAGAAAACATAGTCCAG AGACTCGTGAGAAGATCAGACAGAGAACCAAAGAAGCTTTGAGTGATCCCAAG GTAAGACAAAAGATGTCTGAATGTCCACGCTCTCTTAG CAATCAGACCAAGTTACGAATACGCGCATCTCTCAGAAAGCTCTGGGGTGAAAGATTAAAATGGAAAAGGTCAAGGGAGAAATTTTTTCAGTCATGGGCTGAAAGCGTTGCAAATGCTGCTAAGGTAGGTGGGAGCGACCAAGAAGAATTAGAATGGGACAGCTACGACAAGATCAAAAGAGAGATAGCTCTTGAACGACTTCAATTGGCTGCAGAAAAGGCTAAGGCAAAAGAAATCACACGCATACGAGCTGAGAGAGCAGCACAGAGAAAGACGGAAAGGATGCAGAGACTTGCTCAAAGGAGAAAAGAACGAGAAGAAAAGCAAAAAGTTGAAGGAAAAACGAAGAGACCAAGAAGACGGTCAAAGCAAGAGAAAGAAGAGTTAGCTGTTGCTGAAGAATTGAAACTCAAGGCGAAATTAGTGAAG ATTCAGAAGAAAAAGTCCACACTTAGCCATGTTTGTAGAGAACATCGACGAGCTTGGGAGAAACTCGATGTAGCATTCATAAAGAGACCTCAAGTACAAAAAACAGTTTCTCTTGCAGACCAGATTCGTGCTGCCAAGAAGAGAACA